Proteins from a single region of Artemia franciscana chromosome 2, ASM3288406v1, whole genome shotgun sequence:
- the LOC136043674 gene encoding EEF1A lysine methyltransferase 1-like, with protein MMQSENTAIIDNDNSNLEDISEELSGSTLAALQEFLAEKAEREDRFQMIASGNAHDVDFDEDWQLSQFWYDEETANKLVEEALRVVGEKGTIACVSCPTVYKALKKRKPDDVNVFVLEYDTRFSVYGQDFVFYDYKSPLEIPMHLREQCDLVIVDPPFLSAECLTKTSLTVKLLAKEKIILCTGDIMGELGCRLLHLVKQDFQPRHKNNLANDFACFANYDFMII; from the exons ATGATGCAATCTGAGAACACAGCCATCATTGATAACGACAACTCAAATTTAGAAGATATAAGTGAAGAATTGTCCGGTAGTACGCTGGCAGCTCTTCAGGAGTTTTTAGCAGAAAAGGCAGAAAGAGAGGACAGATTCCAAATGATCGCTAGCGGCAACGCCCATGACGTAGATTTCGACGAAGATTGg cAACTAAGCCAGTTCTGGTACGATGAAGAAACGGCAAACAAACTCGTTGAAGAAGCCTTGCGGGTTGTTGGAGAAAAGGGAACTATTGCTTGTGTATCGTGTCCAACAGTATATAAGGCATTGAAGAAGCGTAAACCAGACGATGTAAATG ttTTCGTACTTGAATATGATACCAGATTTTCTGTTTATGGACAGGATTTCGTCTTCTATGACTATAAATCTCCTTTGGAAATTCCAATGCACCTTCGAGAGCAGTGTGATCTTGTCATTGTTGACCCCCCATTTTTATCAGCGGAATGCTTGACGAAAACGTCTCTCACTGTCAAACTACTTGCAAAAGAAAAGATCATTCTTTGCACAG gagaTATAATGGGCGAACTCGGATGCCGTCTTCTCCACCTGGTTAAGCAGGATTTTCAACCACGCCATAAGAACAACTTGGCTAACGATTTCGCATGTTTTGCTAATTATGATTTTATGATAATATAA